Proteins from one Gimesia maris genomic window:
- a CDS encoding FmdB family zinc ribbon protein, which produces MPTYVYEVVLPDGTAGERFEVIQRMSDPILTTHPETGEPVRKVITAAYFSGKWSDAEAKRTINDDKRLGELGFTKYVKSSKGTYEKRAGDGPDLISAD; this is translated from the coding sequence ATGCCTACTTATGTTTATGAAGTAGTTCTCCCGGATGGTACCGCAGGAGAACGGTTTGAAGTGATACAGCGAATGAGTGATCCCATTTTGACGACTCATCCGGAGACGGGAGAACCTGTCCGTAAAGTGATTACGGCTGCCTATTTTTCAGGTAAGTGGTCGGACGCTGAAGCGAAACGCACAATCAACGATGACAAGCGACTGGGGGAACTCGGGTTTACCAAATATGTGAAATCATCCAAAGGCACTTATGAAAAAAGAGCCGGTGATGGCCCGGATCTCATTTCTGCAGATTGA
- a CDS encoding polysaccharide biosynthesis/export family protein: MQTYRNPMYAFKWHIYCVLCLTVMWNGCAAFHPLKGVPAQYLPTEYKGEVRSGKETIDLSLLRQPAPKHYLLDSGDVLGVYIEGVLGQFKDVPPVHFPQTQEVAPSLGYPIPIREDGTISLPLIGTVFARGLTLTQLEETIRRKYTTEKSILREGRDRILISLQKPRSYRVLVIRQENSNDIVGTTVGNLNVGRSKRGTGRVINLPAYNNDVLHALAETGGLPGLDAENSIYIIRGGAHGMNQPLCPQPIQTGTHTSDNSDSEQNIQQVSDSYTPIPHYSPTPADPEFEVGQPLYSSDGSFYSGDFMAPTIINDSTMQRSGIIKIPIRLSPGEQVHLTRDEIILHDGDVVFIESRDTEIFYTGGLLGGGQYTLPRDYDLDILGAVSIAQASQNGGNNKSAGGPSALNQDVTISASNAIILRQLPNGTQLPIKVDLYEAVRTPSQRVLIQPGDYVILQYTKSEAIGAFIERHLLEGALFGLAASNLQGGGGN, from the coding sequence ATGCAAACATATCGAAATCCAATGTACGCATTCAAGTGGCACATTTATTGTGTGCTCTGTCTGACCGTGATGTGGAATGGTTGCGCTGCATTCCATCCTTTAAAAGGGGTTCCCGCTCAATATCTGCCTACTGAATACAAAGGGGAAGTTCGGTCAGGAAAAGAAACCATCGATCTGTCTCTGCTGCGTCAACCTGCCCCCAAGCATTATCTGTTAGATTCAGGCGACGTTCTGGGCGTCTATATCGAGGGTGTTCTGGGGCAGTTTAAAGATGTACCTCCCGTCCACTTTCCACAGACACAAGAGGTTGCCCCCTCACTGGGTTACCCGATTCCGATACGTGAAGACGGGACGATTTCTCTACCACTCATCGGAACCGTCTTCGCGCGTGGGCTGACACTGACACAACTGGAAGAAACCATTCGTCGCAAATACACCACGGAAAAAAGTATTCTGCGGGAAGGCCGTGACCGTATTCTGATCAGCCTGCAAAAGCCTCGATCCTATCGTGTTCTTGTCATCCGCCAGGAAAACTCCAACGACATCGTAGGTACAACCGTCGGTAACCTGAACGTAGGAAGGTCGAAACGAGGTACCGGGCGAGTCATCAATCTCCCTGCATATAATAATGACGTACTGCATGCCCTCGCGGAAACAGGTGGCCTGCCCGGGCTGGACGCAGAAAATTCCATTTATATCATCCGAGGCGGGGCGCATGGGATGAATCAGCCACTGTGTCCGCAACCCATCCAGACAGGCACTCATACATCAGACAACTCTGATTCAGAACAGAATATTCAGCAGGTATCTGATTCCTATACTCCGATTCCACACTATTCACCAACTCCTGCAGACCCGGAATTTGAAGTCGGACAGCCTCTCTATTCCAGTGACGGGAGTTTTTATTCGGGCGACTTCATGGCGCCAACTATCATCAATGACTCCACAATGCAACGCTCGGGAATCATTAAAATTCCCATTCGCCTGAGCCCTGGAGAACAGGTCCATCTCACGCGTGATGAAATTATTCTGCATGATGGCGACGTGGTGTTTATCGAATCGCGAGATACGGAAATATTCTACACAGGTGGCTTGCTGGGTGGCGGGCAATATACATTGCCCCGGGATTACGACCTGGATATCCTCGGCGCAGTATCGATTGCCCAGGCATCACAAAATGGCGGAAACAACAAGTCTGCCGGAGGCCCCTCCGCCTTAAACCAGGATGTCACCATCAGCGCGAGTAATGCCATCATCCTGAGACAATTGCCTAATGGCACACAACTGCCGATCAAAGTAGATCTCTATGAAGCAGTGAGAACTCCCAGTCAGCGGGTTTTAATTCAGCCCGGCGACTATGTCATCCTGCAATACACAAAATCAGAGGCCATCGGTGCATTCATTGAACGACATCTGCTCGAAGGCGCTCTGTTTGGGCTGGCAGCCTCCAACCTCCAGGGAGGTGGTGGAAACTGA
- a CDS encoding PTS sugar transporter subunit IIA has protein sequence MKLTDFVVSDAIIPELNVTTKEEAIRTMVAGLKNAGSISADDEEGIVSAILKREELGSTGIGNGVAVPHTKHSSVENLTAAIALSSDGVDFASLDGEDVFILFLLISPLDRPGDHLRGLENISRHLRNQNFCKFLRQSKSVEDIVDLLNEADSNQLD, from the coding sequence ATGAAGTTAACAGACTTCGTGGTTTCGGACGCGATCATTCCGGAATTGAATGTCACAACGAAAGAAGAAGCGATCCGTACAATGGTTGCCGGCTTGAAGAATGCAGGCAGCATTTCAGCAGATGACGAGGAAGGCATCGTCTCAGCAATTCTCAAACGTGAAGAGTTGGGATCAACGGGAATTGGAAACGGAGTTGCGGTTCCTCATACCAAGCACTCCTCAGTAGAAAATCTGACTGCTGCCATCGCTTTGTCTTCTGATGGTGTTGATTTTGCCAGCCTGGATGGAGAAGACGTTTTCATTCTGTTTCTGCTGATTTCGCCTCTGGACCGTCCGGGGGATCACTTACGTGGATTAGAAAACATTTCCCGCCACCTGAGAAACCAGAATTTCTGTAAGTTTTTACGTCAATCCAAAAGCGTAGAAGACATTGTAGATTTGCTGAATGAGGCTGACAGTAATCAACTCGATTAA
- the ptsP gene encoding phosphoenolpyruvate--protein phosphotransferase, with translation MLVKRGIAVSPGVNFGPALILGAEDFRIPRQFVSVNVIDTEIARLKSALDAVCEEIAENERLASDKLGEQYGAIFAAHLQMVSSPRLREEIETLIREKCYSPEHASSRVFRRYTKLVQHLGDNYLAERASDIIDLEKRLLKQLLGEKREELSNLTTPIIVLANNLTPSETAGLAKEFVLGFATEVGGRTSHTSILAGALEIPAVVGLGEFLSDISGGDMVIVDGNNGEVIIDPDEETLARYKDTGERQRSMAARLASRRKIRSETKDGTRIHVMGNIEFPNEVEHCAERGADGIGLYRTEFLYLQSNTEPTEEVHYDAYCKVVQAAQNRPIVIRTLDLGADKIPRGYRHLAKEGMNPALGLRSVRLSLRDLPLFKTQLRAIFRAAVHGDVRIMFPLISTLLEWRQAKMIVGDVLEDLEERGVEFNPNIPIGMMVEVPAAALLAEEFAEEVDFFSIGTNDLIQYTLAVDRSDPAVSALYNSSDPSILRLIKMVVEAANNKNIPVTVCGQMSSDLKSIPLLAGLGIRQISATPLAIPEVKEVIRHLTISRAEEIAAHAMTIDVARDVESYLRGELYKICPDLFDEELPL, from the coding sequence ATGCTTGTTAAACGTGGAATCGCTGTTTCTCCGGGAGTCAATTTCGGTCCCGCACTCATTCTGGGTGCGGAGGATTTTCGCATCCCACGTCAGTTCGTCAGCGTCAATGTCATCGATACCGAAATCGCCCGCCTGAAATCAGCCCTTGATGCGGTCTGTGAAGAAATCGCAGAAAACGAGAGGCTCGCTTCCGATAAATTAGGCGAACAATACGGGGCCATCTTTGCTGCCCATTTACAAATGGTCAGCTCTCCCCGGTTGCGGGAAGAGATCGAAACCCTGATTCGTGAAAAGTGCTATTCACCAGAGCATGCCTCCAGCCGGGTATTCCGACGATACACCAAGCTCGTTCAGCATCTGGGTGACAATTATCTGGCGGAGCGTGCCAGCGACATCATCGATCTCGAAAAACGACTCTTGAAACAACTGCTGGGAGAGAAACGGGAAGAGCTTTCAAATCTCACAACCCCCATCATTGTTCTGGCTAACAATCTGACTCCCAGCGAAACGGCAGGACTGGCGAAGGAGTTTGTTCTGGGCTTTGCCACAGAAGTCGGTGGACGCACGAGCCACACTTCCATCCTGGCGGGAGCACTGGAAATACCGGCAGTCGTTGGCCTGGGAGAGTTTCTTTCCGACATTTCCGGTGGTGACATGGTCATTGTTGACGGCAACAATGGCGAAGTCATCATTGATCCGGACGAGGAAACGCTTGCCAGGTACAAAGACACAGGCGAACGACAGCGATCAATGGCCGCCCGCCTGGCATCCCGACGAAAAATCCGCTCGGAAACAAAAGATGGCACTCGAATTCATGTCATGGGAAATATTGAGTTTCCCAATGAAGTCGAACACTGTGCCGAACGGGGCGCCGATGGAATTGGCCTGTATCGAACAGAGTTTCTCTACCTGCAATCCAATACCGAACCCACCGAGGAAGTCCACTACGATGCTTATTGCAAAGTCGTGCAGGCTGCCCAGAATCGGCCCATTGTCATCAGGACACTCGACCTCGGAGCCGATAAGATTCCCAGGGGATATCGGCATCTGGCGAAAGAAGGAATGAATCCTGCCCTGGGCCTGAGAAGTGTACGATTGAGCCTGCGCGATTTACCACTCTTCAAAACTCAGCTCCGGGCCATTTTTCGAGCTGCCGTCCATGGTGACGTCCGGATCATGTTTCCCCTGATTTCCACCCTGCTGGAATGGCGACAGGCCAAAATGATCGTCGGGGACGTACTGGAGGACCTCGAAGAGCGGGGAGTCGAATTTAACCCCAATATCCCCATTGGGATGATGGTGGAAGTGCCTGCTGCCGCCCTGCTGGCAGAAGAGTTTGCGGAAGAAGTTGACTTTTTTTCCATTGGGACAAACGACTTAATTCAGTATACTCTAGCAGTAGACCGCTCCGACCCCGCGGTCTCAGCACTCTACAACTCATCAGATCCTTCGATTTTAAGGCTGATCAAAATGGTTGTGGAGGCTGCAAACAATAAAAACATACCGGTGACCGTCTGCGGACAGATGAGTTCTGATCTGAAATCGATTCCCCTGCTCGCAGGCTTGGGAATCAGGCAGATCAGTGCCACGCCACTGGCGATTCCGGAAGTAAAAGAGGTAATCAGACACCTGACAATCTCCCGGGCAGAGGAAATAGCGGCACACGCTATGACCATCGACGTAGCCCGGG
- a CDS encoding HPr family phosphocarrier protein has product MQESVCRQIVTVKMKQGLHLRPISEIVRIARDYTCDFKISNGDQSGNAKEVIDLLGLQALPETQLVLEANGDDASKLMEEIVQFFESGYKKFEELSDLPD; this is encoded by the coding sequence ATGCAAGAATCTGTTTGCCGTCAGATTGTCACTGTCAAAATGAAACAAGGGCTCCACCTTCGTCCTATTTCAGAAATAGTACGAATCGCCCGTGACTATACTTGCGATTTTAAGATTTCGAACGGGGATCAGTCTGGAAATGCCAAGGAGGTCATAGACCTCCTTGGATTGCAAGCGCTGCCTGAAACCCAACTTGTCCTGGAAGCAAATGGCGACGATGCCAGCAAACTGATGGAAGAAATTGTTCAGTTTTTTGAGTCTGGATACAAGAAATTCGAAGAATTGTCTGATCTGCCAGATTAA
- the hpf gene encoding ribosome hibernation-promoting factor, HPF/YfiA family — translation MADPDQLTHVYTTWVVFFTGEQSVQVAITCRHGSVSDSLRDYITEKSEKLLTYFERVTAIQITIDQGQNQNRVEILVDAEHKHNFVAHAEGDEVKSNFHSALSKMEQQIKKYKQKIQDHRRDLPLNEIAENSLAEAEAESDTETETE, via the coding sequence TTGGCAGACCCAGATCAACTCACACATGTATATACAACGTGGGTAGTTTTTTTTACAGGAGAACAGTCAGTGCAAGTTGCGATTACTTGTCGGCATGGTAGCGTTTCAGATAGTCTCCGTGATTATATTACTGAAAAATCTGAGAAGTTACTGACGTACTTTGAGCGGGTAACAGCAATTCAGATCACGATCGACCAGGGACAAAACCAAAACCGGGTCGAGATCCTCGTTGACGCAGAACATAAACATAATTTTGTAGCCCACGCAGAGGGTGACGAAGTAAAATCAAACTTCCATTCAGCCCTGAGCAAGATGGAGCAACAGATTAAAAAGTATAAACAAAAGATTCAGGATCATCGCCGCGATCTCCCCTTGAATGAGATTGCGGAAAACAGCCTGGCGGAAGCGGAAGCAGAATCGGATACCGAAACTGAAACTGAATAA